Below is a genomic region from Bacteroidota bacterium.
TTTCCTATGACTATCTAAAAAAATATCGGAAAGCTTTAGAAGATTACAACCGTGCTTTGATGTTATTCAAAAACGATTCCGACTTATGGTATGCAAAAGCTGATACTTCATATAGTTTAGGATATTGGCGCGATGCACTGATCAGCTATAAGATGGCTTTGAAAATTAATCCGGAAAATTTATATGCTTTGTTCGATTTGGCTGAAACCCTCCTCGAGTACGGATACTACAAACAATCTTTAAAATCTTATAACAAATGTATTGATCTAAAATCCGACTGGGCAGATGCCTACTACGGAAAGGCAAAAGTCCTTTTCCTTTTGCAAAAACATCACGAAGCGATTGAATCGTTGAGAAAATCTTTCACGTTAGATGAAACCAAGAAAGAGCTTTTCGAAACGGAATTTCCGGGCGTCCGTTCTATCAAAGAATTTTTGCAGTTGTTAAAAAAATAATTCTTTCCACACATTCTTCCACACATGACTTTACAATCGAGCATTAAATATAACCGTCTCAGGCAAATTTTGTCTGAGATTGAAAACGTTGTTATCGGTTTTTCGGGAGGCGTTGACAGTACACTTCTTTTAAAAGTTGCAACTGATGTGTTAGGCGATAAAGCTTTAGCCGTAATCGGAAAATCTGAAACTTATCCGGTCCGCGAATACGAAGAAGCCGAATCTTTTGCAAAAAGCATCGGAGCGAATTACCTCGTCGTTCATACCGAAGAAACCGACGACTTAAAATTCAAAGAGAACCCGCCCGACAGGTGTTACTATTGCAAAAGCGAATTGTTTTCAAAACTTTCTGCCATTGCTGCTGAAAATAAAATCAAATGGATTGCTGACGGTACAAATAAAGATGACCTGCAGGATTTCAGACCGGGAATGAAAGCAGTGCACGAAAAAAATGTCCGCTCACCTCTGCTCGAAGCCGGCTTGACCAAACAGGATATACGAGAAATCTCGAAGGAGCTTTCGCTTCCGACATGGGACAAGCAATCGTTTGCTTGTTTGTCGTCCCGTTTCCCGTACGGTTTTGGAATAGATAAGGAAAAATTAAAAAAAATTGATGATGCCGAAACATTATTGCACGATAATGGCTTCAAATATTTCCGCGTTCGGCATCACGACGACAAAACAGTACGCATCGAGGTCGGTAAAAACGAAATCGAAAAATTTTTAGATAAAAATTTACGCCAGTTATTAGTTCAAAAAATT
It encodes:
- the larE gene encoding ATP-dependent sacrificial sulfur transferase LarE, with product MTLQSSIKYNRLRQILSEIENVVIGFSGGVDSTLLLKVATDVLGDKALAVIGKSETYPVREYEEAESFAKSIGANYLVVHTEETDDLKFKENPPDRCYYCKSELFSKLSAIAAENKIKWIADGTNKDDLQDFRPGMKAVHEKNVRSPLLEAGLTKQDIREISKELSLPTWDKQSFACLSSRFPYGFGIDKEKLKKIDDAETLLHDNGFKYFRVRHHDDKTVRIEVGKNEIEKFLDKNLRQLLVQKIKEIGFTYITLDLEGYRTGSMNEVLTQTETENYLNNHKQI